From the Leucobacter tenebrionis genome, one window contains:
- a CDS encoding NAD(P)/FAD-dependent oxidoreductase, whose amino-acid sequence MSDYSEYRYLIIGGGMVSDSAARGIRELDPEGTIGIVAEEETPPVARPALSKKLWTDASFAFDDAWLDTEADTGATRHAGERAVDIDRSERTVRTEHGLTIRYEQLLLATGGTPNRLELPEDERIVYFRSVEDYRRLRELSGDQRRVAVIGGSFIGTELAAALAQNDTEVTLVFPDEVLGGAKFPADLAERFQGLYERAGVTLVPSARVEAAEVDSPGPIRLFLSTGAVVECDAAVVGVGVTPNIELAERAGLDTGDGVLVDDRLRTSDPRIFAAGDIASYPDAILGRRRIEHVDNAVEMGHQAGRNLAGADEPYDHTPYFYSVVFGNRYEAVGSLDSSLETVERWDGDRGVVYYLDGDRVAGVLLWNVQGSRDAAREAIEHADGTDPEALRRRIPTEDGETGG is encoded by the coding sequence ATGTCTGATTACAGCGAGTACCGATATCTGATCATCGGCGGCGGTATGGTCTCGGACAGCGCCGCCCGCGGCATTCGCGAGCTCGATCCCGAGGGGACGATCGGCATCGTCGCGGAGGAGGAGACCCCGCCCGTCGCCCGCCCCGCCCTCTCGAAGAAGCTGTGGACCGACGCGTCGTTCGCGTTCGACGACGCATGGCTCGACACCGAAGCGGATACGGGGGCGACCAGGCACGCCGGAGAGCGGGCGGTCGACATCGATCGCTCCGAGCGCACCGTTCGCACCGAGCACGGCCTCACGATCCGCTATGAGCAGCTGCTGCTCGCGACCGGGGGCACACCCAACAGGCTCGAGCTCCCCGAAGACGAGCGGATCGTCTACTTTCGCTCGGTCGAGGACTACCGACGCCTGCGCGAGCTCTCCGGCGATCAGCGGCGGGTGGCCGTGATCGGCGGCAGCTTCATCGGCACCGAGCTGGCGGCCGCCCTCGCGCAGAACGATACCGAGGTCACCCTGGTCTTCCCCGACGAGGTGCTCGGCGGCGCGAAGTTCCCTGCCGACCTGGCGGAGCGCTTTCAGGGGCTGTACGAGCGGGCTGGCGTGACCCTGGTGCCGAGCGCCAGGGTCGAGGCCGCGGAGGTCGACTCACCCGGCCCGATCCGCCTCTTCCTCTCCACCGGAGCGGTCGTGGAGTGCGATGCCGCCGTCGTCGGCGTCGGAGTGACCCCGAACATCGAACTGGCGGAACGAGCCGGACTCGACACCGGCGACGGGGTGCTCGTCGACGATCGGCTGCGCACGAGCGATCCTCGGATCTTCGCCGCGGGCGATATCGCCTCCTACCCCGACGCCATTCTGGGGCGCCGCCGCATCGAGCACGTCGACAACGCCGTCGAGATGGGGCACCAGGCCGGCCGCAATCTCGCCGGCGCAGACGAACCCTACGATCACACCCCGTACTTCTACTCGGTGGTCTTCGGCAACCGCTACGAGGCGGTGGGCTCGCTCGACTCCTCCCTCGAAACCGTCGAGCGCTGGGACGGCGACCGCGGAGTCGTGTACTACCTCGACGGCGACCGCGTCGCGGGAGTGCTCCTCTGGAACGTGCAGGGGAGCCGCGATGCCGCGCGCGAGGCCATCGAGCACGCCGACGGAACGGATCCCGAGGCCCTTCGACGGCGCATCCCGACGGAGGACGGCGAGACCGGAGGCTGA
- a CDS encoding DEAD/DEAH box helicase: MTDSDPALHLPGTSAAEHLPPAYPERAAHGTAPRLRAWQEEAIKQYLEQNPRDFLASATPGAGKTTFALRLASILRANHTVSQIIVVAPTEHLKTQWADAAARAGIRLNPHYSNSDGLGYGRHFHGVAVTYAQVAMKPVQHRLLTENADTLVILDEVHHGGDALSWGDAIREAYGNAKRRLSLTGTPFRSDDAPIPFVQYAPQGDGSRLSLTDYDYGYGRALADGIVRPVIFMVYAGKMRWQTSAGEEMEAALGEGNTKDVTSQAWRTALDPAGDWIAKVLRAADRRLTEVRQQIPDAGGLVIATDHAAAKSYARQLREITGEEVALILSDDDGASERIDAFSEGDSRWMVAVRMVSEGVDVPRLAVGVYATSSSTPLFFAQAIGRFVRSRRRGEVASVFIPNVPALMQLASELEKERNHVLEGPKSAEEMWDAEAALMAEAERGDQASSELLEEEGFKYQALGSDAHFDRAVFDGAEFGGYAEVETEEELDFLGFPGLLEPQEVKALLQQRQARQARRSAARQGILEHAPERAEAPEALHRTLGEQRKLLSSLVGMYAKVSGEPHKDIHTELRRVCGGPPVAQASVTQLQKRIELLRRRLRP, encoded by the coding sequence GTGACAGATTCGGATCCAGCCCTCCACCTCCCGGGAACGAGCGCCGCCGAACACCTGCCTCCGGCTTATCCCGAGCGCGCCGCCCACGGCACCGCACCCCGCCTGCGCGCCTGGCAGGAGGAGGCCATCAAGCAGTACCTCGAACAGAACCCCCGGGACTTCCTGGCCTCGGCGACCCCCGGCGCGGGAAAGACGACGTTCGCCCTGCGGCTCGCGTCGATCCTGCGCGCCAACCACACGGTCAGCCAGATCATCGTCGTCGCCCCCACGGAGCACCTCAAGACCCAGTGGGCGGACGCCGCCGCGCGCGCGGGCATCCGCCTCAACCCCCACTACTCGAACAGCGACGGCCTCGGCTACGGCCGCCACTTCCACGGTGTGGCGGTGACCTACGCGCAGGTCGCGATGAAACCGGTGCAGCACCGTCTGCTCACGGAGAACGCCGACACGCTCGTGATCCTCGACGAGGTGCATCACGGCGGCGACGCGCTCAGCTGGGGCGATGCGATCCGCGAGGCGTACGGCAATGCGAAGCGCAGGCTCTCGCTCACGGGCACGCCGTTCCGCTCCGACGATGCCCCGATCCCGTTCGTGCAGTACGCCCCGCAGGGCGACGGATCCCGGCTCTCGCTCACCGACTACGACTACGGCTACGGCCGCGCGCTCGCCGACGGCATCGTGCGCCCCGTCATCTTCATGGTCTACGCCGGCAAGATGCGATGGCAGACCTCGGCCGGCGAGGAGATGGAGGCCGCGCTCGGCGAGGGCAACACGAAGGACGTGACCTCGCAGGCCTGGCGCACCGCTCTCGACCCGGCCGGGGACTGGATCGCGAAGGTGCTGCGCGCCGCCGACCGGCGCCTGACCGAGGTGCGGCAGCAGATCCCGGACGCGGGCGGACTCGTCATCGCCACCGACCACGCGGCCGCGAAGTCCTACGCCCGTCAGCTGCGCGAGATCACCGGAGAGGAGGTCGCACTGATCCTCTCCGACGACGACGGTGCCTCCGAGCGGATCGACGCCTTCTCCGAGGGGGATTCGCGGTGGATGGTCGCGGTGCGCATGGTGTCGGAGGGCGTCGATGTGCCCCGTCTCGCGGTCGGCGTCTACGCGACGAGTTCCTCGACCCCGCTGTTCTTCGCGCAGGCCATCGGCCGTTTCGTGCGCTCCCGGCGCCGCGGCGAGGTGGCCTCCGTGTTCATCCCGAACGTTCCGGCGCTCATGCAGCTCGCCTCGGAGCTCGAGAAGGAGCGCAACCACGTGCTCGAGGGGCCGAAGAGCGCCGAGGAGATGTGGGATGCCGAGGCCGCACTCATGGCGGAGGCGGAACGCGGGGATCAGGCGTCGTCTGAACTGCTCGAGGAGGAGGGGTTCAAGTATCAGGCGCTCGGATCCGACGCCCACTTCGACCGCGCCGTGTTCGACGGGGCGGAGTTCGGCGGTTACGCGGAGGTCGAGACCGAGGAAGAGCTCGACTTCCTCGGGTTCCCCGGTCTGCTCGAACCGCAGGAGGTGAAGGCGCTGCTGCAGCAGCGGCAGGCGCGGCAGGCGAGGCGATCCGCGGCACGGCAGGGGATCCTCGAGCACGCACCCGAACGAGCGGAGGCTCCCGAGGCGCTGCACCGCACGCTCGGCGAGCAGCGCAAACTCCTGAGCAGCCTCGTCGGCATGTACGCCAAGGTGTCGGGGGAGCCCCACAAGGACATCCACACCGAACTGCGGCGCGTGTGCGGCGGCCCGCCGGTGGCGCAGGCGTCGGTGACGCAGCTGCAGAAGCGCATCGAGTTGCTGCGTCGTCGACTCCGCCCGTAG
- a CDS encoding SDR family NAD(P)-dependent oxidoreductase has product MDLGIAGRTALVTGGDSGIGWSTAAELLREGATVVLSDRDPEKLDEAASKLDAPAGRLHAFAADLTDPEAIAELHRSAAASAGPIDTLVHCAGITGAQGKFHEIGDDGWISTLDIDLLAPVRVARAFLDELRASGRGRIVFIASEDAVQPYDDELPYCAAKAGVLALAKGLSRSYAREGLLVNTVSPAFIRTPMTDAMMDRRAEQLGSTREEAIRSFLDEERPFLELKRRGTPEEVAAVIAFLCSDRASFVTGSNYRVDGGSVATL; this is encoded by the coding sequence ATGGATCTCGGCATCGCGGGGCGCACCGCCCTCGTCACCGGCGGAGACTCGGGCATCGGATGGAGCACGGCCGCCGAGCTCCTGAGAGAGGGAGCGACGGTCGTGCTCAGCGATCGCGACCCCGAGAAACTCGACGAGGCCGCGTCGAAGCTCGACGCCCCCGCAGGCCGGCTGCACGCCTTTGCGGCGGACCTCACCGATCCGGAGGCCATCGCAGAGCTCCACCGCAGTGCCGCCGCCTCCGCAGGCCCCATCGACACGCTCGTGCACTGCGCGGGCATCACCGGCGCCCAGGGCAAGTTCCACGAGATCGGCGACGACGGCTGGATCTCCACCCTCGACATCGACCTGCTCGCCCCCGTGCGCGTCGCGAGGGCCTTCCTCGACGAACTGCGGGCCAGCGGGCGGGGACGCATCGTCTTCATCGCGTCGGAGGACGCCGTGCAACCCTACGACGACGAGCTCCCGTACTGCGCGGCGAAGGCCGGAGTGCTCGCGCTCGCGAAAGGGCTCTCCCGCAGCTACGCCCGAGAAGGCCTGCTCGTGAATACGGTCTCGCCCGCGTTCATCCGCACCCCGATGACGGATGCGATGATGGATCGTCGGGCCGAGCAACTCGGCTCGACACGCGAGGAGGCCATCCGGTCCTTCCTCGACGAAGAGCGCCCCTTCCTCGAGCTGAAGCGGAGAGGCACTCCGGAGGAGGTGGCCGCCGTGATCGCATTCCTGTGCTCCGACCGGGCCTCTTTCGTAACCGGTTCGAACTATCGAGTGGACGGAGGATCCGTCGCCACGCTCTGA
- a CDS encoding threonine/serine exporter family protein, which produces MPHRDAPAADSRPLSASEVRARLELLSELGYGLLESGLTSAQTTRELARHARALGLGEADFSAFGRMLSIEKALDDGTTVSVTGTARALDLIDCTRSKALVEVAERAEGGGARTEVGGGRTRDGGEPEGGGDPEADCGRTAAGSASEPVLAEARAELRRLRDTAAPGWAVALGMTMLAFFISMQVGVSWRAWVAAAALQILSSGVGFTLGGLRPPKVLTIAVQSSAAGAFATLLVQLDFVDPVGAAVAIAVNWLLLLPLPQVIGAVTDAVEADYISALSRVASVGMAALGIFIGGAFTFTLGEALGMEHPRLDSLPSLPWYLVLVFSALGAIANAFANGGRAPLVMPAAGLGLVTGAVSQALLLVFGVPVLWASSFAALVLGVVSTFIAARTGYPQQVLALMGITGALLPGIPVFFGILQEMGGGTGLGHFAHAAAICLGIGTGVALGSYLAGLGMRDRSSGSGGAVSE; this is translated from the coding sequence ATGCCTCACAGGGACGCCCCCGCCGCTGATTCGCGGCCCCTCAGCGCCAGCGAGGTGCGGGCTCGGTTGGAGCTGCTCTCCGAGCTCGGATACGGTCTGCTCGAGTCGGGATTGACCAGCGCGCAGACGACGCGGGAGCTCGCCCGGCACGCCCGCGCACTCGGACTCGGAGAGGCGGACTTCAGCGCCTTCGGCCGGATGCTGAGCATCGAGAAGGCACTCGACGACGGCACCACGGTGTCGGTGACCGGAACCGCACGGGCCCTCGACCTCATCGACTGCACCCGCTCGAAGGCGCTCGTCGAGGTCGCGGAGCGCGCGGAGGGCGGCGGCGCGCGCACCGAGGTCGGCGGCGGACGCACACGGGACGGCGGCGAGCCCGAGGGCGGCGGCGATCCCGAGGCCGACTGCGGGCGCACAGCTGCCGGCAGCGCATCCGAGCCCGTCCTCGCTGAGGCTCGAGCAGAGCTCCGGCGCCTGCGCGACACCGCAGCCCCGGGATGGGCCGTCGCGCTCGGCATGACCATGCTCGCGTTCTTCATCAGCATGCAGGTCGGGGTGAGCTGGCGGGCATGGGTCGCGGCCGCGGCGCTGCAGATCCTCTCGTCGGGCGTCGGTTTCACACTCGGCGGCCTGCGCCCGCCGAAGGTGCTCACGATCGCGGTGCAGAGCTCGGCCGCGGGTGCGTTCGCGACGCTGCTCGTGCAGCTCGATTTCGTCGACCCCGTGGGCGCCGCCGTCGCGATCGCGGTGAACTGGCTGCTCCTGCTGCCCCTGCCCCAGGTGATCGGGGCCGTGACCGATGCCGTCGAGGCCGACTACATCTCGGCGCTCTCCCGCGTCGCGAGCGTCGGCATGGCGGCACTCGGCATCTTCATCGGCGGCGCCTTCACCTTCACGCTCGGCGAAGCCCTCGGGATGGAGCACCCCAGGCTCGACTCGCTGCCCAGCCTGCCCTGGTACCTGGTGCTCGTCTTCTCCGCGCTGGGGGCGATCGCGAACGCTTTCGCCAACGGGGGCCGCGCGCCCCTCGTGATGCCGGCCGCGGGGCTCGGCCTCGTGACGGGCGCCGTGAGCCAGGCCCTGCTGCTCGTCTTCGGGGTGCCCGTGCTCTGGGCGAGTTCCTTCGCCGCGCTCGTGCTCGGCGTGGTGAGCACGTTCATCGCGGCCCGCACCGGCTACCCCCAGCAGGTGCTGGCGCTCATGGGCATCACGGGCGCGCTGCTGCCCGGCATCCCGGTCTTCTTCGGCATCCTGCAGGAGATGGGAGGCGGCACCGGTCTCGGCCACTTCGCCCATGCGGCTGCGATCTGCCTCGGCATCGGCACGGGGGTCGCGCTGGGCTCCTACCTGGCGGGGCTCGGCATGCGGGATCGCAGCTCGGGATCGGGCGGCGCGGTATCTGAGTGA
- a CDS encoding metal ABC transporter substrate-binding protein: protein MSSRPSRPASRGALALVAGLLLSTALTACGQEAPVSPEADDGRPVVLTTFTVLADMARNVSGDHLRIESITKPGAEIHGYEPTPSDIRKAAEADLILDNGLGLEAWFEQFVADLDVPHRVLSEGVDPIPIADDTNEGLPNPHAWMSPESARIYVDNIVDAFSELDPQHASDYATNGEAYSAELVAVQQELVTDLSSLPEQQRALVTCEGAFSYLARDADLTERYIWAVNAEQQATPQRIASVIDFVRSNEVPAVFCESTVSDKTMRQVVESTDAEFGGTLYVDSLSEPDGPVPSYLELIRHDAELIADALTGAEAPNDADAPAEAAALGEATAPNEAATLTGAATPTGASAPNGGEA from the coding sequence ATGTCGTCCCGCCCCTCACGCCCGGCATCGCGCGGAGCCCTCGCGCTCGTCGCCGGACTGCTGCTGTCCACGGCCCTCACGGCGTGCGGTCAAGAGGCCCCCGTGAGCCCGGAGGCCGACGACGGACGACCGGTCGTGCTCACCACCTTCACGGTGCTCGCGGACATGGCCCGGAACGTCTCGGGAGATCACCTGCGCATCGAGTCGATCACCAAGCCGGGGGCCGAGATCCACGGGTACGAACCCACCCCCAGCGATATCCGCAAAGCCGCCGAGGCCGACCTGATCCTCGATAACGGCCTCGGCCTCGAGGCGTGGTTCGAGCAGTTCGTAGCCGACCTCGATGTGCCCCACCGCGTGCTGAGCGAGGGTGTCGATCCCATCCCGATCGCCGACGACACGAACGAGGGCCTTCCCAACCCTCACGCTTGGATGAGCCCTGAAAGCGCCCGGATCTACGTCGACAACATCGTCGACGCATTCAGCGAGCTCGATCCGCAGCACGCCTCCGACTACGCCACCAACGGCGAGGCGTACAGCGCCGAGCTGGTCGCCGTGCAGCAGGAGCTCGTGACCGACCTCTCGTCCCTCCCCGAGCAGCAGCGCGCGCTCGTCACCTGCGAGGGCGCCTTCTCCTACCTCGCCAGGGACGCGGACCTCACCGAGCGCTACATCTGGGCGGTCAACGCCGAGCAGCAGGCGACCCCGCAGCGGATCGCCTCGGTGATCGACTTCGTCAGGAGCAACGAGGTCCCAGCCGTGTTCTGCGAGTCGACGGTCTCGGACAAGACCATGCGGCAGGTCGTCGAGTCCACCGACGCGGAGTTCGGCGGGACGCTGTACGTGGATTCGCTCTCCGAACCCGACGGGCCCGTGCCGAGCTACCTCGAGCTCATCCGCCACGACGCGGAGCTCATCGCCGACGCGCTGACGGGGGCGGAGGCGCCGAACGACGCTGACGCGCCGGCCGAGGCGGCTGCGCTGGGCGAGGCAACAGCTCCGAACGAGGCAGCAACTCTGACCGGGGCAGCAACTCCGACCGGCGCGTCCGCTCCGAACGGGGGCGAAGCATGA
- a CDS encoding mycothiol transferase, with translation MNARRILIDLAGRPRDAAEALRIALTPGLLNDHPHHDNSIAWLLWHAAREIDEQLAALAGTEPLWTAQGFDRRFDLGIDAHEMGYGHTPEQARAIEVEDPDLLLAHLSAVVDAQIAYIETLDADALDEIVDDQWDPPVTRASRLVSISVDAAEHVAQAAYITGMRAEAFE, from the coding sequence ATGAATGCACGGAGAATACTCATCGACCTCGCCGGACGCCCGAGAGACGCCGCGGAGGCCCTGCGGATCGCGCTCACACCGGGCCTGCTGAACGACCACCCCCACCACGACAACTCGATCGCCTGGCTGCTGTGGCACGCGGCGAGAGAGATCGATGAGCAGCTCGCCGCTCTCGCCGGGACGGAACCGCTGTGGACCGCACAGGGCTTCGACCGGCGCTTCGACCTCGGCATCGACGCCCACGAGATGGGGTACGGCCACACTCCGGAACAAGCGAGAGCGATCGAAGTCGAGGATCCGGATCTGCTGCTCGCACACCTCTCGGCCGTCGTCGACGCGCAGATCGCGTATATCGAAACCCTCGATGCGGACGCGCTCGACGAGATCGTCGACGACCAGTGGGATCCACCGGTGACCAGGGCCTCGCGACTCGTGAGCATCTCGGTCGACGCCGCCGAGCACGTCGCGCAGGCCGCCTACATCACGGGTATGAGGGCAGAAGCCTTCGAGTGA
- the ybaK gene encoding Cys-tRNA(Pro) deacylase — protein MGKKRGSGSVAGSTPATVALTKAGISFEIRSYAHDPSVTDFGGEAAAALGVEASLVFKTLLAEVDGVLAVGIVPVSGRLDLKALASALGGRRASMADPAVAERRTGYVVGGISPLGQRTRLRTVLDESALEHDAVLVSGGRRGLDIELAPHDLVRATDAIVAVISRAA, from the coding sequence GTGGGAAAGAAGAGGGGCTCGGGATCGGTTGCGGGCTCGACGCCGGCGACGGTCGCGCTGACGAAAGCGGGGATCTCGTTCGAGATCCGAAGCTATGCGCACGATCCGTCGGTGACGGACTTCGGGGGAGAGGCCGCAGCGGCACTGGGCGTCGAGGCGTCGCTCGTGTTCAAGACGCTGCTCGCGGAGGTGGATGGCGTGCTCGCTGTGGGGATCGTGCCCGTCTCGGGACGGCTCGATCTCAAGGCGCTCGCGTCGGCGCTCGGCGGCAGGCGCGCGAGCATGGCGGATCCCGCTGTCGCGGAGCGGAGAACGGGATACGTCGTCGGCGGTATCAGCCCACTGGGCCAGCGCACTCGTCTGCGCACGGTGCTCGACGAATCGGCTCTGGAGCACGACGCGGTGCTCGTATCGGGTGGGCGGAGAGGCCTCGACATCGAGCTCGCGCCGCACGATCTGGTACGCGCCACCGATGCGATCGTCGCCGTGATCTCCCGCGCGGCATGA
- a CDS encoding DUF7882 family protein, translating into MGTLIYGRTQEYEFDDRTLEHLRVVITSRVRKNESFFLTWTAQRHRQTVTTSLWISPAVPLVFSFSSDTRVPISREWLQQLTRSSYSSQGLVILPEPASEGCPR; encoded by the coding sequence GTGGGAACACTCATCTATGGCCGGACACAGGAATACGAGTTCGACGATCGCACGCTCGAGCACCTGCGTGTCGTGATCACGTCGAGAGTGAGGAAGAACGAGTCGTTCTTCCTCACCTGGACCGCTCAGCGCCATCGACAGACGGTTACGACGTCGCTCTGGATATCCCCCGCCGTTCCTCTCGTCTTCAGCTTCTCCAGCGACACGAGAGTGCCGATCTCCCGGGAGTGGCTGCAGCAGCTCACCAGGTCTTCCTACTCGTCTCAGGGCCTGGTGATACTGCCGGAACCCGCTTCCGAGGGCTGCCCGCGCTGA
- a CDS encoding metal ABC transporter ATP-binding protein: MTGTTAPALSVSGLTVRYGEVTALDGVDFSLASGRVCGLIGMNGSGKSTLFKTIMGMIRPDSGSVLIDGDPPARALRAGRVGYVPQSEDVDWAFPVSVRDVVMMGRYGRLGITRRPRRDDRRAVDHALERVELTDYADRQIGRLSGGQRKRAFVARGIAQGATTLLLDEPFAGVDKRSEATITRLLRELAADGRTILVSTHDLHALPTLADEAILLMRRVLMHGAPREVLRPESLALAFGLDVMGGEDRA; the protein is encoded by the coding sequence ATGACCGGCACGACCGCTCCCGCACTCAGCGTCTCCGGGCTCACCGTGCGCTACGGCGAGGTGACCGCCCTCGACGGCGTCGACTTCTCCCTCGCCTCCGGTCGAGTCTGCGGCCTCATCGGCATGAACGGCTCGGGCAAGTCGACGCTGTTCAAAACGATCATGGGCATGATCCGCCCTGACTCGGGGTCGGTGCTCATCGACGGCGATCCGCCCGCACGTGCGCTCCGTGCCGGCCGCGTGGGCTACGTGCCGCAGAGCGAAGACGTCGACTGGGCCTTCCCCGTCTCCGTGCGCGACGTCGTCATGATGGGGCGCTACGGCCGCCTCGGGATCACGCGCCGTCCCCGCCGCGACGACCGGCGAGCGGTCGATCACGCACTCGAGCGCGTCGAGCTCACCGACTACGCCGACCGACAGATCGGGCGACTCTCGGGGGGCCAGCGCAAGCGCGCCTTCGTCGCCCGCGGGATCGCGCAGGGGGCCACAACACTGCTGCTCGACGAGCCGTTCGCGGGCGTCGACAAGCGCTCCGAGGCGACGATCACCCGCCTGCTGCGCGAGCTCGCCGCCGACGGACGCACGATCCTCGTCTCCACCCACGATCTGCACGCGCTGCCGACGCTCGCCGACGAGGCGATCCTGCTGATGCGCCGCGTGCTCATGCACGGCGCTCCGCGCGAGGTACTGCGGCCCGAATCGCTCGCACTCGCGTTCGGACTCGACGTGATGGGCGGGGAGGATCGCGCATGA
- a CDS encoding helix-turn-helix transcriptional regulator encodes MSKEPLRLRLLNDYEVVVAGLAAMLRPFESRVKVVEEDVRGVSDRRVDITLYDTFGRSRPRQGELEELAADPHVGTLVIYAWAGTDLAEEAPWAAQGFAYLDKSLPAAELVSGLERIAGRREAERRPADAVPRLAEPQTSWPGKQEGLSVREAEVVALIVQGHTNTEIAASLFLSPNSLKSYIRSAYRKMGVERRAQAVKWGMEHGMRRSTGA; translated from the coding sequence GTGAGCAAGGAACCACTGCGGCTGCGTCTGCTGAATGATTACGAGGTGGTCGTCGCCGGTCTGGCGGCGATGCTGCGACCCTTCGAGAGCCGGGTGAAAGTGGTGGAGGAGGACGTCCGCGGCGTCTCGGACCGACGCGTCGATATCACCCTCTACGACACCTTCGGGCGGTCTCGCCCTCGGCAGGGCGAACTCGAGGAGCTGGCGGCCGATCCGCACGTGGGAACCCTCGTGATCTACGCCTGGGCCGGCACCGATCTCGCGGAGGAGGCGCCGTGGGCCGCCCAGGGCTTCGCCTACCTGGACAAGTCGCTTCCCGCGGCTGAGCTCGTCAGTGGCCTCGAGCGGATCGCGGGTCGGCGTGAGGCCGAGCGCAGGCCCGCAGACGCGGTGCCGCGGCTCGCCGAACCGCAGACCTCGTGGCCCGGCAAGCAGGAGGGCCTCAGCGTTCGCGAGGCTGAGGTGGTCGCCCTGATCGTGCAGGGGCACACGAATACGGAGATCGCCGCGTCGCTCTTCCTCAGCCCGAACTCGCTGAAGTCGTACATTCGCTCGGCCTACCGCAAGATGGGGGTGGAGCGGCGGGCGCAGGCCGTGAAGTGGGGGATGGAGCACGGTATGCGCCGGTCGACCGGCGCCTGA
- a CDS encoding metal ABC transporter permease, with product MNPLDLLLEPLGYDFMARALLTALIASVVCAVLSCWLVLIGWSLMGDAVSHAVLPGVALAYLVGAPFALGAVVFGMLAVALIGAVRDTSRVKEDAAIGIVFTTLFALGLVIISVVPSQTDLTHIIFGNLLGVSQADLLQIAALGALVLAVLVIKRRDFTLFAFDPTHAHAIGLRPRVLGAILLGLLAMTSVVALQAVGVILVVAMLIIPGATAYLLTDRFARMLLLAPTVAAACAFIGLYASYYLDTASGPMIVLAQGAAFALAYLFGPRQGLIATRLLARRRARTAAQ from the coding sequence ATGAACCCCCTCGACCTCCTCCTCGAGCCGCTCGGCTACGACTTCATGGCCCGCGCGCTCCTCACCGCGCTCATCGCCTCCGTGGTGTGCGCCGTGCTCTCCTGCTGGCTGGTGCTCATCGGCTGGTCCCTGATGGGCGACGCCGTGTCGCACGCCGTGCTGCCGGGGGTCGCGCTCGCCTACCTCGTCGGCGCCCCCTTCGCCCTCGGCGCCGTGGTGTTCGGGATGCTCGCCGTCGCACTCATCGGAGCGGTGCGCGACACGAGCCGGGTGAAGGAGGACGCGGCGATCGGGATCGTCTTCACGACGCTGTTCGCACTCGGCCTCGTGATCATCTCGGTGGTGCCCTCGCAGACCGACCTCACGCACATCATCTTCGGAAATCTCCTCGGGGTATCCCAGGCCGACCTGCTGCAGATCGCGGCGCTGGGCGCACTCGTGCTCGCGGTGCTGGTGATCAAGCGCCGCGACTTCACCCTCTTCGCGTTCGATCCCACCCACGCGCACGCGATCGGCCTCCGCCCGAGGGTGCTCGGCGCGATCCTGCTCGGCCTGCTCGCCATGACCTCGGTCGTCGCCCTGCAGGCGGTGGGCGTGATCCTCGTCGTCGCGATGCTCATCATCCCCGGGGCGACCGCCTACCTGCTGACCGACCGCTTCGCCCGGATGCTGCTGCTCGCCCCGACCGTCGCCGCGGCCTGCGCGTTCATCGGTCTCTACGCGAGCTACTATCTCGACACCGCTTCGGGGCCCATGATCGTGCTCGCCCAGGGCGCGGCCTTCGCGCTCGCCTATCTCTTCGGGCCCAGGCAGGGACTCATCGCGACCCGGCTGCTCGCGCGACGGCGAGCGCGGACCGCCGCACAGTAG